CGACCTGTTTGACGTTTTCCTTTTTGGCGGAATCTTGGGTTGGTACACCGCATTTGCCTTGTCTACATGAAGTAGTTGCTAATATGTTGTGCTCTAGGAGATGATCCACCAAGAGATCGAACTTCTGAGCTGCGAAAGAAAGGCTTCGAAGGCCGTCGGCTTGGCCCCATCCAATTGACAACCGATACTGCAGTTCGTTGTACAAGAATGGTTACTCAAGATAAAAGTCAGTCAGCTGATTCGGCCTGCCTCCTATCACCCAGAAGCTACATGCTGACTTGTTTGTAGTTCCGTTGGACAAGATTCCCTACGTTGACTACCCAGAACTCCGGGTCAACAAGAATGAAAGTACAGAAATGCCCTTCCGTTACGTGATGGACGCCGAGGGAAAGCCCATTATGCCAGAGGTAAGCTCACGGTTCTTGCCATAGGTTACCTACGTGCAGAATTAATCAAGTGTATAGGGAATGGTTGAACTCATCAAGAAAGACACGGAAAAGGGATTTGGTGACATGTTTTAAGAGATTATATTATGGAAATTTCGTGAGATATCTTGGTACAAACATTAGCGCAGGGTAGCAAAGTGTTATGATATGCCACCGCATTGTTCTCATAGC
Above is a genomic segment from Botrytis cinerea B05.10 chromosome 4, complete sequence containing:
- the Bcsfm1 gene encoding Bcsfm1, yielding MTQKTYIVEHLDDELGPWSELEYITIAKESNQAGAKFCLSSIPPTLNIPEVLKAVPGFTADGRSVETLYVENKSRVCLLDPAATKELSPEDGDLFDVFLFGGILGDDPPRDRTSELRKKGFEGRRLGPIQLTTDTAVRCTRMVTQDKIPLDKIPYVDYPELRVNKNESTEMPFRYVMDAEGKPIMPEGMVELIKKDTEKGFGDMF